The following are from one region of the Rhodopirellula sp. P2 genome:
- the ribD gene encoding bifunctional diaminohydroxyphosphoribosylaminopyrimidine deaminase/5-amino-6-(5-phosphoribosylamino)uracil reductase RibD, protein MANESDATANADSAEDLRWMTEAIALASQGRGQVEPNPPVGCVLVRDSVCIGKGYHQRFGGPHAEVEALSDCADATGATAYVSLEPCCHHGKTPPCADALIRAQVARVVVSVVDPFDQVDGGGIERLRSAGIEVTTGVAKEAGEDLLGAYLKRVRTGMPWVIAKWAMSLDGRIATQTGESKWITGPAARTAVHELRASVDAIAVGMGTVIADNPLLTVRLPQIAKAQIAKAQIAKAQTPGSTNAETAINTRQLVRLVYSQSRLPDLQTQLVQTASETPTWVIAGPEIANADLAKLADHDVDTWQCESSDPIEMIRQSLLWLGSHDNPRGLAMTHLMVEGGSQLLGSFAAARQIDEVHAFIAGKCIGGRNAPGPLGDPGIEALTDATSLRISRMDSFDNDVRLIYRR, encoded by the coding sequence ATGGCAAACGAGTCCGACGCAACCGCGAATGCTGATTCGGCGGAAGATCTCCGCTGGATGACCGAAGCCATTGCCCTGGCCTCCCAGGGGCGAGGCCAGGTCGAACCGAACCCTCCGGTCGGCTGCGTTCTGGTTCGCGATTCGGTCTGCATCGGCAAGGGCTACCACCAACGATTCGGTGGCCCTCATGCCGAGGTCGAAGCCTTGTCCGATTGCGCGGATGCCACCGGAGCCACCGCTTACGTTTCGCTGGAACCCTGTTGCCATCACGGCAAAACCCCTCCGTGCGCCGACGCATTGATCCGAGCCCAGGTCGCTCGGGTCGTCGTGTCGGTGGTGGACCCGTTTGACCAAGTCGACGGTGGCGGAATCGAAAGACTTCGCTCCGCCGGAATCGAAGTCACCACCGGCGTCGCCAAGGAAGCCGGGGAGGATCTGCTGGGTGCCTACCTGAAACGTGTCCGCACCGGCATGCCCTGGGTGATCGCGAAATGGGCGATGAGCCTGGATGGACGCATTGCCACCCAAACCGGCGAAAGCAAATGGATCACGGGTCCAGCGGCTCGAACCGCGGTTCATGAACTCCGGGCCAGCGTCGACGCGATCGCTGTCGGCATGGGCACCGTCATCGCGGACAATCCCTTGCTGACCGTTCGCCTGCCCCAAATTGCTAAGGCCCAAATTGCTAAGGCCCAAATCGCTAAGGCCCAAACGCCCGGCAGCACGAACGCGGAAACCGCAATCAACACTCGCCAATTGGTTCGCTTGGTCTATTCCCAATCCCGGCTGCCAGACCTGCAGACCCAATTGGTTCAGACCGCTTCGGAAACTCCCACGTGGGTGATCGCGGGACCTGAGATCGCGAACGCTGACTTAGCCAAGCTTGCCGATCACGATGTCGACACCTGGCAATGCGAGTCGTCGGATCCCATCGAGATGATCCGGCAGTCACTGCTGTGGTTGGGCAGCCATGACAATCCGCGGGGGCTTGCGATGACCCATCTGATGGTCGAAGGCGGAAGCCAGTTGCTGGGCAGCTTTGCTGCCGCCCGGCAGATCGACGAAGTTCACGCCTTCATCGCTGGCAAGTGCATCGGCGGCCGCAATGCTCCGGGACCACTGGGTGATCCCGGGATCGAGGCCTTGACCGATGCGACGTCGCTGCGAATCAGCCGCATGGACTC